From the Sphingomonas aliaeris genome, one window contains:
- a CDS encoding DUF3617 domain-containing protein, with the protein MRTFIALAGTALLVTACGTGDTGPVKRQAGSWSQKIEILEFAGPGIKPEQKAQMQQMMNMMAGASVCITPELAAQEDPEKNLTAMGGAQDNCKVANKDFSGGKIAFTANCTQPGKTVKLTADGNTTATEQNIKMTVESTGAGNDGGKLVMNVTAKRDGDCKPGEFTPPVPKPAPSATAKS; encoded by the coding sequence ATGCGCACGTTCATCGCCCTGGCGGGCACCGCCCTGCTCGTCACCGCCTGCGGCACCGGAGACACCGGCCCGGTAAAGCGTCAGGCCGGCAGCTGGAGCCAGAAGATCGAGATTCTGGAATTCGCCGGACCGGGGATCAAGCCGGAGCAGAAGGCGCAGATGCAACAGATGATGAACATGATGGCCGGCGCATCGGTGTGCATCACGCCCGAGCTGGCGGCGCAGGAAGATCCGGAAAAGAACCTGACCGCGATGGGCGGCGCGCAGGATAATTGCAAAGTCGCCAACAAGGACTTTTCCGGCGGCAAGATCGCCTTCACCGCGAATTGCACCCAGCCGGGCAAGACGGTCAAGCTGACCGCCGATGGCAACACGACCGCCACCGAGCAGAACATCAAGATGACGGTGGAATCGACCGGCGCAGGAAACGACGGCGGCAAGCTGGTGATGAATGTGACCGCGAAGCGCGATGGCGACTGCAAGCCGGGCGAGTTCACCCCGCCCGTACCGAAGCCTGCGCCTTCGGCTACCGCCAAGTCGTGA
- a CDS encoding ferredoxin--NADP reductase yields MNIHARPPVLIPDLSAFSTANVLWVKHWNEHLFSFAITRPPSFRFRSGEFVMLGLPTEGGKPIMRAYSIASPDYAEELEFLSIKVPDGPLTERLQTIVTGDQVYLGKKPVGTLVCDALLPGKRLFFFSTGTGLAPFLSLARDPAVYDMFEEVVLVHCVRRVSDLAYHDELAGQLADDPLVADQAQEQFHYIPTVTREDFRTTGRIGALIEDGRLFLPPVTGEAALNPETDRIMMCGSMAMIRDLGAMLESQGFIEGSNSNPGQYVIERAFVD; encoded by the coding sequence ATGAATATCCACGCCCGCCCGCCGGTCCTGATTCCGGATCTTAGTGCATTCTCCACCGCCAACGTGCTGTGGGTAAAACACTGGAACGAGCATCTGTTCAGCTTCGCGATCACGCGGCCGCCGAGCTTCCGTTTCCGTTCGGGCGAGTTCGTGATGCTCGGCCTGCCGACGGAAGGTGGCAAGCCGATCATGCGCGCCTATTCGATCGCCAGCCCGGATTATGCCGAGGAACTGGAATTCCTGTCGATCAAGGTGCCCGACGGCCCGCTGACCGAGCGGCTGCAGACGATCGTCACTGGCGATCAGGTGTATCTGGGCAAGAAGCCCGTTGGTACTTTGGTGTGCGACGCGTTGCTGCCGGGCAAGCGGTTGTTCTTCTTCTCGACAGGCACAGGACTGGCGCCGTTTCTCAGCCTGGCGCGCGATCCGGCGGTGTACGACATGTTCGAAGAGGTCGTGCTGGTGCATTGCGTGCGCCGCGTGAGCGACTTGGCCTATCATGACGAGCTTGCCGGGCAGCTTGCGGACGATCCGTTGGTGGCCGATCAGGCGCAGGAGCAATTCCACTACATCCCCACCGTCACGCGCGAGGACTTCCGCACGACGGGCCGGATCGGCGCGCTGATCGAGGATGGCCGGTTGTTCCTGCCGCCCGTCACGGGCGAGGCTGCGCTTAACCCGGAGACCGACCGGATCATGATGTGCGGCAGCATGGCGATGATCCGCGATCTCGGCGCCATGCTGGAGTCGCAGGGGTTCATCGAAGGATCGAACTCCAATCCGGGGCAGTACGTGATCGAGCGCGCCTTCGTCGACTGA
- a CDS encoding PRC-barrel domain-containing protein, translating into MSSPAEPTQLLIQSNKADTMPVRSRDGDKLGYVYAFMVNKRTGQAMYAVLTIGGFLGMGKAYYPLPFALLQFDATADAYVVTIDRRVLEGGPSWAANAPVFDQAYADRVASYYGVGREDLSLEAFASEAPRPSAY; encoded by the coding sequence ATGTCCAGCCCCGCAGAACCGACCCAGCTCCTCATCCAGTCCAACAAGGCGGACACGATGCCGGTGCGGAGCCGCGACGGCGACAAGCTGGGCTATGTCTATGCGTTCATGGTCAACAAGCGCACCGGCCAAGCGATGTATGCCGTGCTGACGATCGGCGGCTTTCTGGGCATGGGGAAAGCCTATTATCCCCTGCCCTTCGCGCTGTTGCAATTCGACGCGACCGCCGACGCCTATGTCGTCACGATCGACCGCCGCGTGCTCGAAGGCGGCCCGAGCTGGGCCGCGAACGCCCCGGTCTTCGACCAGGCCTATGCCGACCGCGTCGCGAGCTATTACGGCGTAGGCCGCGAAGACCTGTCGCTTGAAGCATTCGCGTCCGAAGCGCCGCGCCCGTCCGCTTACTGA
- a CDS encoding MFS transporter, translated as MDTKRLKSIVGGSAGNLVEWYDWYAYSSLSLVFAATFFPNGDLTAQLLGTAAVFAVGFLMRPIGAYVMGRYADTHGRKAGLALSVGLMFAGSMMIAVVPGYATIGIAAPAILLLARMLQGLSVGGEYGASATYLSEMATRKNRGFWSSFQYVTLIGGQLCALAVTLTLQAVLSKQDMASWGWRIAFVIGAVLALVVYIMRRNLSETASFKNMAKDRPKSGFLALWKAHPREFMLVVAISAGGGLAFYAYTTYLQKFLVNTSGFPVQTATQIMTAALVVFMLSQPLFGHLADRFGRKPMLLTFGIGGMIVSVPVFSLLAVETSAITAFFTIMLPLMLLGCYTSISALVKAELFPAHIRALGVAFPYAIGNAAFGGTAEYAALWFKKAGIEAGFYWYVTGFLGIATIAFLLLPETKHTSRIEED; from the coding sequence ATGGACACGAAACGGCTGAAATCGATCGTCGGCGGATCCGCCGGCAACCTGGTCGAATGGTACGACTGGTATGCCTATTCGTCCTTGTCCCTCGTGTTCGCCGCGACATTCTTCCCCAACGGCGACCTGACGGCGCAATTGCTCGGCACGGCTGCCGTCTTCGCCGTCGGCTTCCTGATGCGGCCGATCGGCGCCTACGTCATGGGGCGCTATGCCGACACGCACGGCCGCAAGGCCGGCCTCGCTCTGTCCGTAGGGCTGATGTTCGCGGGATCGATGATGATCGCGGTGGTGCCGGGCTACGCCACGATCGGCATCGCCGCGCCCGCCATCCTGCTGCTCGCCCGCATGTTGCAGGGTCTGTCGGTCGGCGGCGAATATGGCGCGAGCGCGACCTATCTTTCGGAAATGGCCACCCGGAAAAATCGCGGTTTCTGGTCGAGCTTCCAGTACGTCACGCTGATCGGCGGGCAATTGTGCGCCTTGGCCGTCACGCTGACGCTCCAGGCGGTGTTGAGCAAGCAGGACATGGCGTCCTGGGGCTGGCGTATCGCATTCGTCATCGGCGCGGTCTTGGCGCTGGTCGTGTACATCATGCGGCGCAACCTGTCGGAAACGGCATCGTTCAAGAATATGGCGAAGGATCGGCCCAAGTCGGGTTTCCTGGCGCTGTGGAAAGCGCATCCACGCGAATTCATGCTGGTCGTCGCGATCAGTGCGGGCGGCGGCCTCGCCTTCTACGCCTACACGACGTACCTCCAGAAATTTCTCGTCAATACCAGCGGTTTTCCGGTGCAGACCGCGACCCAAATCATGACCGCTGCCTTGGTCGTGTTCATGCTCAGCCAGCCCTTGTTCGGCCACCTCGCCGACCGTTTCGGGCGAAAGCCGATGCTGCTGACGTTCGGTATTGGGGGAATGATCGTGTCCGTCCCCGTGTTCAGCCTGCTCGCGGTCGAAACGAGCGCAATCACCGCGTTCTTCACCATCATGCTGCCGTTGATGCTGCTCGGCTGCTACACGTCGATCAGCGCGCTGGTGAAGGCGGAACTGTTCCCGGCCCATATCCGCGCTCTCGGGGTCGCCTTCCCTTATGCGATCGGCAACGCCGCGTTCGGCGGGACCGCGGAATATGCGGCCTTGTGGTTCAAGAAGGCGGGGATCGAGGCCGGGTTCTACTGGTACGTCACCGGCTTCCTCGGCATCGCGACGATCGCGTTCCTGCTGCTGCCGGAAACCAAGCATACGAGCAGAATCGAGGAAGACTAG